In the Candidatus Methylomirabilota bacterium genome, one interval contains:
- a CDS encoding YjgN family protein translates to MGSAVDPRSPFDSPRPPASPPAPPSSLPRTPSRIAESSSTPAVRQPSFRGEAGTLFGIHIVNVLFTLGTLGLYYFWAKTRTRRFLFSQTEFAGDRFAYHGTGRELLIGTVKALLVFGVPLLALHVIRERIEVPTAVKIAVGLVSSAVGFSFVPVAIVGARRYRLSRTSWRGVRFSFHGRTWPLMKIFIRGTLLSFVTFGFYYPVFLVRRHAFLVSQSYFGTERFDFSGQGRDLMEHFVRAVLLTPFTLGLYWFWWTARKRRYLWEHTRFGEARFRSTVTGGALLRLHALNALILVGTLGLAWPWVKVRNIHFAYRYLSLLGPLDLERIQQQAQFPSATGEALAGFFDSGFDLA, encoded by the coding sequence ATGGGTAGCGCGGTCGATCCACGCAGTCCATTCGACTCTCCTCGCCCACCGGCGTCACCACCGGCGCCACCCTCATCGCTACCTCGCACGCCCTCACGAATCGCAGAATCATCCAGTACGCCGGCGGTCCGGCAGCCGAGCTTCCGCGGGGAGGCCGGGACGCTTTTCGGGATCCACATCGTCAACGTGCTCTTCACCCTCGGCACCCTAGGCCTCTACTACTTCTGGGCCAAGACGCGGACACGGCGGTTCCTCTTCAGCCAGACCGAGTTTGCCGGCGACCGATTCGCCTATCACGGTACCGGCCGAGAGCTCTTGATCGGGACGGTGAAGGCCCTCCTGGTCTTCGGCGTGCCCCTGCTGGCGCTGCATGTGATTCGGGAGCGGATCGAGGTCCCCACCGCCGTCAAGATTGCCGTCGGACTCGTATCCTCGGCGGTGGGCTTCAGCTTCGTACCCGTGGCGATCGTGGGCGCTCGCCGCTATCGGCTCAGCCGAACGTCCTGGCGGGGCGTTCGCTTCTCCTTCCATGGGCGGACGTGGCCGCTGATGAAGATCTTCATCCGCGGCACCCTGCTCAGCTTCGTGACGTTCGGCTTTTACTATCCCGTCTTCCTCGTGCGCCGACATGCGTTCCTGGTCTCGCAGAGCTATTTCGGCACTGAACGCTTCGATTTTTCCGGGCAGGGCCGTGATCTAATGGAGCACTTCGTGCGGGCTGTCCTCCTGACGCCCTTTACGCTCGGCCTGTATTGGTTCTGGTGGACAGCACGCAAGCGCCGCTATCTCTGGGAGCACACGCGCTTCGGCGAGGCGCGCTTCCGCTCGACTGTGACGGGCGGCGCGCTGCTCAGGCTTCACGCGCTCAACGCGCTGATCCTCGTCGGCACCCTGGGCCTCGCCTGGCCGTGGGTCAAGGTTCGCAACATTCACTTCGCCTACCGATACCTGAGCCTCCTCGGCCCACTGGATCTCGAGCGGATCCAGCAGCAGGCTCAGTTCCCGTCGGCGACGGGCGAGGCGCTGGCCGGTTTCTTCGACTCCGGCTTCGATCTCGCCTGA
- a CDS encoding tetratricopeptide repeat protein has protein sequence MRIRPTVIVAAVLMLLWLVAYWHLSQLSSELFQVSRTGPRALAHYLAGNYRDAARAYRAGLKGQLSLPYLYDPAGYWAFRIGEVDEAERRARTTLALVPSALEPQITLAELALERGKPSEAVKTFAAVLHRHPDHVDALYLGAVALARTGDTGSAIQSLNRALRANSAGGRDTILYRIMELAGELRERPPGQRPLCLLAHLHRYLRIFDERQGLTAMRYAQEAIAAGDRSADAYLTLGIVHDKRGEYEAARRAMGQAIVADPRHAEALRWLAVEADKLGDPLLQYQMITRAFEAAPTDPFYLRDLERILVTRLGDPLGMATRMQQVIALDGSNAEAHVRLAKALALLGDDAGARQHAQRARALRGRRGEGP, from the coding sequence ATGCGGATTCGCCCCACCGTCATAGTCGCCGCCGTCCTGATGCTCCTCTGGCTCGTCGCCTACTGGCACCTGAGCCAGCTCAGCTCAGAGCTCTTCCAGGTCTCCCGCACGGGCCCTCGCGCGTTGGCGCACTATCTGGCCGGGAACTATCGGGACGCCGCTCGCGCCTATCGTGCAGGCTTGAAGGGCCAGCTGTCCCTGCCGTATCTGTACGATCCTGCCGGCTACTGGGCCTTCCGGATAGGCGAGGTAGACGAGGCGGAGCGCCGGGCACGGACCACGCTGGCCCTCGTGCCTTCTGCCCTCGAACCCCAGATCACGCTTGCCGAGCTCGCGCTCGAGCGAGGGAAGCCGAGCGAGGCCGTCAAGACATTCGCGGCGGTCCTTCACCGGCACCCTGACCACGTGGACGCCCTCTATTTGGGTGCCGTCGCCCTGGCGCGCACAGGCGACACCGGCTCGGCGATCCAGAGCCTCAATCGCGCGCTTCGCGCCAACTCCGCTGGAGGGCGCGACACCATCCTCTACCGCATCATGGAGCTGGCCGGTGAGCTCCGGGAGCGGCCGCCAGGGCAGCGACCCCTCTGTCTGCTCGCACACCTGCACCGCTATCTCCGCATCTTTGATGAGCGCCAGGGTCTGACCGCCATGCGCTACGCGCAGGAAGCCATCGCCGCGGGTGATCGCTCCGCCGATGCCTATCTCACGCTCGGGATCGTGCACGACAAGCGCGGAGAGTACGAGGCGGCGCGGCGCGCGATGGGGCAGGCCATCGTCGCGGATCCTCGTCACGCGGAAGCCCTGCGCTGGCTCGCCGTGGAGGCGGACAAGCTGGGCGACCCCCTCCTGCAATATCAGATGATCACCAGGGCCTTCGAGGCCGCGCCCACCGACCCGTTCTACCTGCGCGACCTCGAGCGCATCCTCGTCACCAGGCTCGGTGATCCCCTCGGCATGGCCACGCGCATGCAGCAGGTCATCGCGCTCGACGGCAGCAACGCGGAGGCCCATGTGCGGCTGGCCAAGGCCCTGGCCCTGCTGGGTGATGATGCCGGGGCCCGGCAACATGCCCAGCGCGCACGGGCCCTGCGGGGGCGCCGCGGAGAAGGGCCATGA